The genomic region ATTTCTTAATTTGTACAACACACCTTTATGCTTGACCATGATGTCGCGCTGATGGTTTTGTGGAGCTGGTTGGCCTCAAATGAATCCTTTTAAAGTACCAACCAGTTGCTGTGTGAATACCAGGGCACCCCGGGCAATTGAATAAGCATATTTTCAAGCCTTTTTTGACACAATCTCACACTTTCTCATGCCTACAGCCACCAAACACTAGACGAGCAGCGTGCAAAGTCTTAAACCATGGTTCGGAGAAAAACTAGACGGGTTTTCCcccgggaaaacggaaaacttgCGACACCACTAGCGGTTCCGTACACTTTGCTCGCGTTCGGCAGGGAATATGTGTACACCGCCGACGCATGTTTTCACTGTACGCCTTGCTACACATAAAAGCGCATAGACTCACACACGTACATGCtgtcaaacattattttcgtTCGATGTGTGCGTGCGGacagtttgtttacattttttcatcCCTGAGGACACAACATCGGAAATAGCGGATCGATATCGCCAGGGAAAAGCGCGAAGGATCGCTCTGGTTGCCTCCTTGAACATTCGGCTCGAAATCGTTTGCACAATGACCACGGAACCATACCGTTGCAGTTATACGTGGACGGTAACGGAAGGAGTCTCGGAGAAAGAAGTAACCGTGCAAATGTGCGAATCACCTTCGCCTGAATTGTAAGTTTTCACTGCGTGGTAAAGGCGCTGGGCGACCAATACCCATTTTTTTCTACTCTCCAACAGTGCACCAATCGACGAGCTACTAGATTTGGAtcggtgtttaattttgaacgGATCGGATGGGCAAGATTCGTGCGAAATGCGCCTTAGTGTGATACCACTGTACCTGCCGCGAGCAATTTCCTTGGTGGTAGAATGTCCTGTGATAGAGTGCTACCATGGCCGATTGAATGAATATTACAAAACCTACCACGGGGAGCTGGTGTACACCCTCGGTGGCGTCAAAGTCTTTCGATTCGATATACGTATTACGACCGATCTGGATGAGTTGCAGTTGAAATTTATCACACCGAAAAATGAGCCTCTGTGCCTCTACGGTACTCGATTGTATCTAGCGCGCAACCCAAATCCTCTACACAGTGCGATGCTCCGAGGGAGAAGGATTAACCCGGCAAGTGTACAGCAACGCCTGGAGGATACGGATTTGTCCGATAAGGCGGAAAAATGCAAGCGGCTCGTGCTGGGCGCCATGCAATCTTCCGAACAGAACGTTACGAACAACAATGATCAGCCGCAAGCTCCGGCAAAGCAGACAACCGTATTACCCGATACGATAAAAGATTCcgaaggaaatttgacgaacCTTTTCGGTCAGTTGCTTCTTCCGGGACAAAACTCTCACTCTGCGGTGCTGGAAATGTTCATGAAACAGTACATTGATCAAAAATTTTCCGAGTTAGAACAAATGTTCGAGATGAAGCTCTCCAGCCTGGAAAGTCGTCAAAATAAGAAATTAGATCAAATACTTACGTTATTGCAAGGGCAAAATGTTGATAGACCG from Anopheles coustani chromosome 3, idAnoCousDA_361_x.2, whole genome shotgun sequence harbors:
- the LOC131261241 gene encoding uncharacterized protein LOC131261241 — encoded protein: MTTEPYRCSYTWTVTEGVSEKEVTVQMCESPSPEFAPIDELLDLDRCLILNGSDGQDSCEMRLSVIPLYLPRAISLVVECPVIECYHGRLNEYYKTYHGELVYTLGGVKVFRFDIRITTDLDELQLKFITPKNEPLCLYGTRLYLARNPNPLHSAMLRGRRINPASVQQRLEDTDLSDKAEKCKRLVLGAMQSSEQNVTNNNDQPQAPAKQTTVLPDTIKDSEGNLTNLFGQLLLPGQNSHSAVLEMFMKQYIDQKFSELEQMFEMKLSSLESRQNKKLDQILTLLQGQNVDRPASQPCDAVE